From one Xiphophorus hellerii strain 12219 chromosome 18, Xiphophorus_hellerii-4.1, whole genome shotgun sequence genomic stretch:
- the stard13b gene encoding stAR-related lipid transfer protein 13 isoform X3 yields the protein MTSKRYSARLKLRRSFSEQLRSSTSKAWDLLWKNVRERRLAEIEAKEACDWLRAAGFPQYAQLFEDSQFPIDITPVKRDHDFLDKDLVETLCKRLNTLNKCASMKLDVNLPKKKSEDSDEEDLFAISDKWTFEWSSKRWSRLQDIDCLLRTHERGQTSKDGLPLHSTTSRESVLTDLSEPEVSSLHSESSGGSGRRGLSTEDSDCSNRTCSDSATMPDSTSLTMPHIPKEFSHYHSIPDKQGKFSRTRAKDFLKRMETLRSKGTSVRDRKTLVISSPVMQQEAQALKTLRCVEIINGDAGAPELPSGRILSPQSGSEGSSHSSGSTVSTPSLKERKPHRADHKRSGMYLEDLDIFSGNQMNKVAEHNRRNEFCSYEDLVVHIPKDHKPGTFPKALSIESLSPTNGAINWHTGSMHLDSTLISCRKESRPVTQCCSRGSRISVYDNVPGSHLYASTGDLIDLEKEDLFPHLDDILLHVNGLQQIVDHWSKNVLPGGEGVMQVDREKEDTVRLQSSSQITLDFEENSVTESQTTPGDGDRDKVSLAETESTRFRERRDSGVGASLTRPNRLRWPSFQISNRLSHSMASLQITNQSAGQLSLLQKFSLLRLTAIMEKYSMSNKHGWTWSVPKFMKRMKVPDYKDKNVFGVPLIVNVQRAGQPLPLGLQQALRYLRSQCLDQVGLFRKSGVKSRIHALRQMNESSPDNVNYEDQSAYDVADMVKQFFRDLPEPLLTSKLGETFLHIYQYVPKDQRLQAVQAAIMLMPDENREVLQTLLCFLSDVTSSVEENQMTPMNIAVCLAPSLFHLNIMRKDNLSPKAMQKKYATGRPDQKDLNENLAATQGLAHMIMECNHLFEIPHEMVTQSRNSYVEAELHAPTIDELCRQLEEEDGTYQTHLEGRLQIFLKEAREKSKYWVSCSSPDNTELYYKKVGDGNPLRRWRVSVEVEAPPSVVLNRVLRERHLWDMDLLQWKVCETLDKQTEVFQYVLSRMPPHPSRDFVVLRSWRTDLPKGACSLVSVSIEHEDSSATEGVRAMILESTYLLEPCGSGKSRLTHICRVDLKGRTPDWYNKAFGHLCAAEAARIRNSFQPLITDGPETKI from the exons AAATTGAGGCAAAAGAGGCGTGTGACTGGCTGCGGGCAGCAGGATTTCCCCAGTATGCTCAGCTCTTTGAAG aTTCACAGTTTCCAATTGACATCACGCCTGTGAAAAGAGATCATGACTTTCTGGACAAAGATCTGGTGGAAACTCTGTGCAA GCGGCTTAACACACTCAACAAGTGTGCCTCTATGAAGCTTGATGTGAATCTTCCAAAGAAGAAG AGTGAAGACTCGGATGAAGAAGACCTCTTCGCCATCAGTGACAAATGGACCTTTGAGTGGAGCAGCAAACGTTGGTCCAGATTACAGGATATCGACTGTCTGCTTAGAACGCACGAAAGAGGCCAAACATCTAAAGACGGCTTGCCTCTCCACAGTACGACCAGCAGGGAGAGTGTTCTGACGGATCTCAGTGAGCCTGAGGTCTCATCATTGCACAGTGAAAGCAGCGGTGGCAGTGGTCGAAGGGGCCTTAGCACCGAAGACTCTGACTGCTCTAATCGCACCTGCTCCGATTCTGCAACGATGCCAGACTCTACATCTCTCACAATGCCTCACATCCCCAAAGAATTTTCCCACTATCACTCTATCCCTGACAAGCAAGGCAAGTTTAGCCGCACCCGTGCCAAAGACTTCCTGAAGCGCATGGAAACCCTGAGATCTAAAGGAACGTCAGTGAGGGATCGGAAGACTTTGGTCATTAGCTCTCCTGTCATGCAGCAGGAGGCTCAGGCACTGAAGACGCTGCGTTGTGTCGAGATCATAAATGGTGATGCTGGAGCTCCAGAACTTCCGTCAGGCAGAATACTGTCACCACAGTCCGGCAGTGAGGGTAGCAGTCATTCCAGTGGCAGCACTGTCAGCACACCAAGTCTGAAAGAACGAAAGCCTCACCGTGCTGACCACAAGCGCAGTGGGATGTATCTAGAGGACTTAGACATTTTCTCAGGCAACCAAATGAACAAAGTAGCAGAACACAACCGCAGAAATGAATTCTGCTCCTATGAAGATCTAGTGGTCCACATTCCCAAAGACCATAAGCCAGGAACCTTTCCCAAAGCGCTATCCATAGAAAGTCTGTCCCCAACCAATGGAGCCATCAACTGGCATACAGGAAGCATGCACCTGGACTCCACACTAATTTCATGCAGAAAGGAATCCAGACCTGTTACACAATGCTGCTCCAGAGGAAGCCGAATCAGTGTCTATGATAATGTTCCTGGTTCACACTTGTACGCCAGTACTGGAGACTTAATAGACTTGGAGAAAGAAGACCTTTTCCCTCACCTGGATGATATACTGCTACATGTAAATGGTCTGCAGCAGATAGTGGACCACTGGTCAAAAAATGTCCTACCTGGAGGAGAGGGGGTGATGCAGGTGGATAGGGAAAAAGAAGATACGGTACGGCTGCAGTCCTCTAGTCAGATCACTTTAGATTTTGAGGAAAACTCTGTCACCGAAAGCCAGACTACTCCTGGTGATGGAGACAGAGACAAAGTATCATTAGCTGAGACCGAATCTACCAGATTCAGGGAACGGAGAGACTCTGGAGTTGGTGCTTCACTCACCAGACCTAACAG GTTACGATGGCCCAGCTTCCAGATATCCAATCGTCTCAGTCACTCAATGGCATCCCTGCAAATTACAAACCAGTCAGCAGGCCAGCTGAGTTTGTTACAGAAGTTTTCTCTCTTGCGTCTTACAGCAATCATGGAAAAATATTCCATGTCTAACAAGCATGGGTGGACTTG GTCTGTACCAAAATTTATGAAGAGAATGAAGGTACCAGACTATAAGGACAAGAATGTGTTCGGAGTGCCACTCATAGTGAATGTGCAGCGCGCCGGTCAGCCCCTGCCGCTTGGCCTCCAGCAGGCTTTGAGATACCTGAGAAGTCAGTGTCTTGACCAG GTGGGTCTGTTTCGAAAGTCTGGGGTGAAGTCCCGAATTCATGCTTTAAGGCAGATGAATGAAAGCTCTCCAGATAATGTGAATTATGAAGATCAGTCCGCCTATGATGTGGCTGACATGGTGAAGCAATTTTTCAGGGATCTACCTGAACCTTTGCTCACCAGCAAGCTAGGGGAGACATTCCTCCACATTTACCAGT ATGTGCCAAAGGATCAAAGGTTACAAGCTGTCCAAGCAGCCATAATGTTGATGCCGGATGAAAACCGAGAGGTGCTGCAGACGCTCCTCTGTTTTCTGAGCGATGTCACTTCTTCCGTGGAGGAAAATCAGATGACACCCATGAACATTGCAGTGTGCCTAGCCCCTTCTCTGTTTCACCTCAATATAATGAGGAAGGACAATCTATCACCAAA GGCCATGCAGAAAAAGTATGCCACAGGCAGGCCGGACCAGAAGGATCTGAATGAAAACTTAGCTGCGACTCAGGGCCTCGCTCATATGATCATGGAGTGCAATCATCTCTTTGAG ATCCCTCATGAGATGGTTACTCAGTCGCGCAATTCTTACGTGGAGGCCGAATTACATGCACCGACAATCGATGAGCTGTGCAgacagctggaggaggaggatggaaCATATCAAACACATTTGGAAGGGAGACTACAAATTTTCCTTAAAGAGGCCAGAGAAAAGTCCAAATATTGGGTGTCATGCAGCAGTCCAGATAACACAGAGCTGTACTACAAAAAG GTGGGGGATGGAAATCCTTTAAGACGTTGGCGAGTATCTGTAGAAGTGGAAGCGCCACCATCTGTTGTGTTAAACCGCGTACTGCGGGAGCGCCACCTGTGGGACATGGACTTGCTTCAGTGGAAAGTGTGTGAGACACTGGATAAACAAACTGAGGTGTTTCAGTATGTCCTCAGCCGCATGCCTCCTCATCCCAGTAGGGACTTTGTAGTTCTCAG GTCTTGGAGGACAGACTTGCCCAAGGGTGCTTGCTCATTGGTTTCTGTATCAATAGAGCATGAGGACTCCTCTGCTACAGAAGGAGTTCGAGCTATGATCCTGGAGTCAACCTACCTACTGGAACCGTGTGGCTCTGGAAAGTCAAGACTAACTCACATCTGCAGAGTTGACTTAAA GGGAAGGACTCCAGATTGGTACAACAAAGCATTTGGTCATCTTTGCGCTGCAGAAGCTGCCCGGATCCGCAACTCCTTTCAGCCGCTGATCACAGATGGACCAGAAACCAAAATCTGA
- the stard13b gene encoding stAR-related lipid transfer protein 13 isoform X2: MFRELPESTGSDCLSSMTPETQDIYLRMDHCRRRSGYRLGRIIARHQLVKRIAGEIEAKEACDWLRAAGFPQYAQLFEDSQFPIDITPVKRDHDFLDKDLVETLCKRLNTLNKCASMKLDVNLPKKKSEDSDEEDLFAISDKWTFEWSSKRWSRLQDIDCLLRTHERGQTSKDGLPLHSTTSRESVLTDLSEPEVSSLHSESSGGSGRRGLSTEDSDCSNRTCSDSATMPDSTSLTMPHIPKEFSHYHSIPDKQGKFSRTRAKDFLKRMETLRSKGTSVRDRKTLVISSPVMQQEAQALKTLRCVEIINGDAGAPELPSGRILSPQSGSEGSSHSSGSTVSTPSLKERKPHRADHKRSGMYLEDLDIFSGNQMNKVAEHNRRNEFCSYEDLVVHIPKDHKPGTFPKALSIESLSPTNGAINWHTGSMHLDSTLISCRKESRPVTQCCSRGSRISVYDNVPGSHLYASTGDLIDLEKEDLFPHLDDILLHVNGLQQIVDHWSKNVLPGGEGVMQVDREKEDTVRLQSSSQITLDFEENSVTESQTTPGDGDRDKVSLAETESTRFRERRDSGVGASLTRPNRLRWPSFQISNRLSHSMASLQITNQSAGQLSLLQKFSLLRLTAIMEKYSMSNKHGWTWSVPKFMKRMKVPDYKDKNVFGVPLIVNVQRAGQPLPLGLQQALRYLRSQCLDQVGLFRKSGVKSRIHALRQMNESSPDNVNYEDQSAYDVADMVKQFFRDLPEPLLTSKLGETFLHIYQYVPKDQRLQAVQAAIMLMPDENREVLQTLLCFLSDVTSSVEENQMTPMNIAVCLAPSLFHLNIMRKDNLSPKAMQKKYATGRPDQKDLNENLAATQGLAHMIMECNHLFEIPHEMVTQSRNSYVEAELHAPTIDELCRQLEEEDGTYQTHLEGRLQIFLKEAREKSKYWVSCSSPDNTELYYKKVGDGNPLRRWRVSVEVEAPPSVVLNRVLRERHLWDMDLLQWKVCETLDKQTEVFQYVLSRMPPHPSRDFVVLRSWRTDLPKGACSLVSVSIEHEDSSATEGVRAMILESTYLLEPCGSGKSRLTHICRVDLKGRTPDWYNKAFGHLCAAEAARIRNSFQPLITDGPETKI, encoded by the exons AAATTGAGGCAAAAGAGGCGTGTGACTGGCTGCGGGCAGCAGGATTTCCCCAGTATGCTCAGCTCTTTGAAG aTTCACAGTTTCCAATTGACATCACGCCTGTGAAAAGAGATCATGACTTTCTGGACAAAGATCTGGTGGAAACTCTGTGCAA GCGGCTTAACACACTCAACAAGTGTGCCTCTATGAAGCTTGATGTGAATCTTCCAAAGAAGAAG AGTGAAGACTCGGATGAAGAAGACCTCTTCGCCATCAGTGACAAATGGACCTTTGAGTGGAGCAGCAAACGTTGGTCCAGATTACAGGATATCGACTGTCTGCTTAGAACGCACGAAAGAGGCCAAACATCTAAAGACGGCTTGCCTCTCCACAGTACGACCAGCAGGGAGAGTGTTCTGACGGATCTCAGTGAGCCTGAGGTCTCATCATTGCACAGTGAAAGCAGCGGTGGCAGTGGTCGAAGGGGCCTTAGCACCGAAGACTCTGACTGCTCTAATCGCACCTGCTCCGATTCTGCAACGATGCCAGACTCTACATCTCTCACAATGCCTCACATCCCCAAAGAATTTTCCCACTATCACTCTATCCCTGACAAGCAAGGCAAGTTTAGCCGCACCCGTGCCAAAGACTTCCTGAAGCGCATGGAAACCCTGAGATCTAAAGGAACGTCAGTGAGGGATCGGAAGACTTTGGTCATTAGCTCTCCTGTCATGCAGCAGGAGGCTCAGGCACTGAAGACGCTGCGTTGTGTCGAGATCATAAATGGTGATGCTGGAGCTCCAGAACTTCCGTCAGGCAGAATACTGTCACCACAGTCCGGCAGTGAGGGTAGCAGTCATTCCAGTGGCAGCACTGTCAGCACACCAAGTCTGAAAGAACGAAAGCCTCACCGTGCTGACCACAAGCGCAGTGGGATGTATCTAGAGGACTTAGACATTTTCTCAGGCAACCAAATGAACAAAGTAGCAGAACACAACCGCAGAAATGAATTCTGCTCCTATGAAGATCTAGTGGTCCACATTCCCAAAGACCATAAGCCAGGAACCTTTCCCAAAGCGCTATCCATAGAAAGTCTGTCCCCAACCAATGGAGCCATCAACTGGCATACAGGAAGCATGCACCTGGACTCCACACTAATTTCATGCAGAAAGGAATCCAGACCTGTTACACAATGCTGCTCCAGAGGAAGCCGAATCAGTGTCTATGATAATGTTCCTGGTTCACACTTGTACGCCAGTACTGGAGACTTAATAGACTTGGAGAAAGAAGACCTTTTCCCTCACCTGGATGATATACTGCTACATGTAAATGGTCTGCAGCAGATAGTGGACCACTGGTCAAAAAATGTCCTACCTGGAGGAGAGGGGGTGATGCAGGTGGATAGGGAAAAAGAAGATACGGTACGGCTGCAGTCCTCTAGTCAGATCACTTTAGATTTTGAGGAAAACTCTGTCACCGAAAGCCAGACTACTCCTGGTGATGGAGACAGAGACAAAGTATCATTAGCTGAGACCGAATCTACCAGATTCAGGGAACGGAGAGACTCTGGAGTTGGTGCTTCACTCACCAGACCTAACAG GTTACGATGGCCCAGCTTCCAGATATCCAATCGTCTCAGTCACTCAATGGCATCCCTGCAAATTACAAACCAGTCAGCAGGCCAGCTGAGTTTGTTACAGAAGTTTTCTCTCTTGCGTCTTACAGCAATCATGGAAAAATATTCCATGTCTAACAAGCATGGGTGGACTTG GTCTGTACCAAAATTTATGAAGAGAATGAAGGTACCAGACTATAAGGACAAGAATGTGTTCGGAGTGCCACTCATAGTGAATGTGCAGCGCGCCGGTCAGCCCCTGCCGCTTGGCCTCCAGCAGGCTTTGAGATACCTGAGAAGTCAGTGTCTTGACCAG GTGGGTCTGTTTCGAAAGTCTGGGGTGAAGTCCCGAATTCATGCTTTAAGGCAGATGAATGAAAGCTCTCCAGATAATGTGAATTATGAAGATCAGTCCGCCTATGATGTGGCTGACATGGTGAAGCAATTTTTCAGGGATCTACCTGAACCTTTGCTCACCAGCAAGCTAGGGGAGACATTCCTCCACATTTACCAGT ATGTGCCAAAGGATCAAAGGTTACAAGCTGTCCAAGCAGCCATAATGTTGATGCCGGATGAAAACCGAGAGGTGCTGCAGACGCTCCTCTGTTTTCTGAGCGATGTCACTTCTTCCGTGGAGGAAAATCAGATGACACCCATGAACATTGCAGTGTGCCTAGCCCCTTCTCTGTTTCACCTCAATATAATGAGGAAGGACAATCTATCACCAAA GGCCATGCAGAAAAAGTATGCCACAGGCAGGCCGGACCAGAAGGATCTGAATGAAAACTTAGCTGCGACTCAGGGCCTCGCTCATATGATCATGGAGTGCAATCATCTCTTTGAG ATCCCTCATGAGATGGTTACTCAGTCGCGCAATTCTTACGTGGAGGCCGAATTACATGCACCGACAATCGATGAGCTGTGCAgacagctggaggaggaggatggaaCATATCAAACACATTTGGAAGGGAGACTACAAATTTTCCTTAAAGAGGCCAGAGAAAAGTCCAAATATTGGGTGTCATGCAGCAGTCCAGATAACACAGAGCTGTACTACAAAAAG GTGGGGGATGGAAATCCTTTAAGACGTTGGCGAGTATCTGTAGAAGTGGAAGCGCCACCATCTGTTGTGTTAAACCGCGTACTGCGGGAGCGCCACCTGTGGGACATGGACTTGCTTCAGTGGAAAGTGTGTGAGACACTGGATAAACAAACTGAGGTGTTTCAGTATGTCCTCAGCCGCATGCCTCCTCATCCCAGTAGGGACTTTGTAGTTCTCAG GTCTTGGAGGACAGACTTGCCCAAGGGTGCTTGCTCATTGGTTTCTGTATCAATAGAGCATGAGGACTCCTCTGCTACAGAAGGAGTTCGAGCTATGATCCTGGAGTCAACCTACCTACTGGAACCGTGTGGCTCTGGAAAGTCAAGACTAACTCACATCTGCAGAGTTGACTTAAA GGGAAGGACTCCAGATTGGTACAACAAAGCATTTGGTCATCTTTGCGCTGCAGAAGCTGCCCGGATCCGCAACTCCTTTCAGCCGCTGATCACAGATGGACCAGAAACCAAAATCTGA
- the stard13b gene encoding stAR-related lipid transfer protein 13 isoform X4 produces the protein MMKISQIEAKEACDWLRAAGFPQYAQLFEDSQFPIDITPVKRDHDFLDKDLVETLCKRLNTLNKCASMKLDVNLPKKKSEDSDEEDLFAISDKWTFEWSSKRWSRLQDIDCLLRTHERGQTSKDGLPLHSTTSRESVLTDLSEPEVSSLHSESSGGSGRRGLSTEDSDCSNRTCSDSATMPDSTSLTMPHIPKEFSHYHSIPDKQGKFSRTRAKDFLKRMETLRSKGTSVRDRKTLVISSPVMQQEAQALKTLRCVEIINGDAGAPELPSGRILSPQSGSEGSSHSSGSTVSTPSLKERKPHRADHKRSGMYLEDLDIFSGNQMNKVAEHNRRNEFCSYEDLVVHIPKDHKPGTFPKALSIESLSPTNGAINWHTGSMHLDSTLISCRKESRPVTQCCSRGSRISVYDNVPGSHLYASTGDLIDLEKEDLFPHLDDILLHVNGLQQIVDHWSKNVLPGGEGVMQVDREKEDTVRLQSSSQITLDFEENSVTESQTTPGDGDRDKVSLAETESTRFRERRDSGVGASLTRPNRLRWPSFQISNRLSHSMASLQITNQSAGQLSLLQKFSLLRLTAIMEKYSMSNKHGWTWSVPKFMKRMKVPDYKDKNVFGVPLIVNVQRAGQPLPLGLQQALRYLRSQCLDQVGLFRKSGVKSRIHALRQMNESSPDNVNYEDQSAYDVADMVKQFFRDLPEPLLTSKLGETFLHIYQYVPKDQRLQAVQAAIMLMPDENREVLQTLLCFLSDVTSSVEENQMTPMNIAVCLAPSLFHLNIMRKDNLSPKAMQKKYATGRPDQKDLNENLAATQGLAHMIMECNHLFEIPHEMVTQSRNSYVEAELHAPTIDELCRQLEEEDGTYQTHLEGRLQIFLKEAREKSKYWVSCSSPDNTELYYKKVGDGNPLRRWRVSVEVEAPPSVVLNRVLRERHLWDMDLLQWKVCETLDKQTEVFQYVLSRMPPHPSRDFVVLRSWRTDLPKGACSLVSVSIEHEDSSATEGVRAMILESTYLLEPCGSGKSRLTHICRVDLKGRTPDWYNKAFGHLCAAEAARIRNSFQPLITDGPETKI, from the exons ATGATGAAAATATCCC AAATTGAGGCAAAAGAGGCGTGTGACTGGCTGCGGGCAGCAGGATTTCCCCAGTATGCTCAGCTCTTTGAAG aTTCACAGTTTCCAATTGACATCACGCCTGTGAAAAGAGATCATGACTTTCTGGACAAAGATCTGGTGGAAACTCTGTGCAA GCGGCTTAACACACTCAACAAGTGTGCCTCTATGAAGCTTGATGTGAATCTTCCAAAGAAGAAG AGTGAAGACTCGGATGAAGAAGACCTCTTCGCCATCAGTGACAAATGGACCTTTGAGTGGAGCAGCAAACGTTGGTCCAGATTACAGGATATCGACTGTCTGCTTAGAACGCACGAAAGAGGCCAAACATCTAAAGACGGCTTGCCTCTCCACAGTACGACCAGCAGGGAGAGTGTTCTGACGGATCTCAGTGAGCCTGAGGTCTCATCATTGCACAGTGAAAGCAGCGGTGGCAGTGGTCGAAGGGGCCTTAGCACCGAAGACTCTGACTGCTCTAATCGCACCTGCTCCGATTCTGCAACGATGCCAGACTCTACATCTCTCACAATGCCTCACATCCCCAAAGAATTTTCCCACTATCACTCTATCCCTGACAAGCAAGGCAAGTTTAGCCGCACCCGTGCCAAAGACTTCCTGAAGCGCATGGAAACCCTGAGATCTAAAGGAACGTCAGTGAGGGATCGGAAGACTTTGGTCATTAGCTCTCCTGTCATGCAGCAGGAGGCTCAGGCACTGAAGACGCTGCGTTGTGTCGAGATCATAAATGGTGATGCTGGAGCTCCAGAACTTCCGTCAGGCAGAATACTGTCACCACAGTCCGGCAGTGAGGGTAGCAGTCATTCCAGTGGCAGCACTGTCAGCACACCAAGTCTGAAAGAACGAAAGCCTCACCGTGCTGACCACAAGCGCAGTGGGATGTATCTAGAGGACTTAGACATTTTCTCAGGCAACCAAATGAACAAAGTAGCAGAACACAACCGCAGAAATGAATTCTGCTCCTATGAAGATCTAGTGGTCCACATTCCCAAAGACCATAAGCCAGGAACCTTTCCCAAAGCGCTATCCATAGAAAGTCTGTCCCCAACCAATGGAGCCATCAACTGGCATACAGGAAGCATGCACCTGGACTCCACACTAATTTCATGCAGAAAGGAATCCAGACCTGTTACACAATGCTGCTCCAGAGGAAGCCGAATCAGTGTCTATGATAATGTTCCTGGTTCACACTTGTACGCCAGTACTGGAGACTTAATAGACTTGGAGAAAGAAGACCTTTTCCCTCACCTGGATGATATACTGCTACATGTAAATGGTCTGCAGCAGATAGTGGACCACTGGTCAAAAAATGTCCTACCTGGAGGAGAGGGGGTGATGCAGGTGGATAGGGAAAAAGAAGATACGGTACGGCTGCAGTCCTCTAGTCAGATCACTTTAGATTTTGAGGAAAACTCTGTCACCGAAAGCCAGACTACTCCTGGTGATGGAGACAGAGACAAAGTATCATTAGCTGAGACCGAATCTACCAGATTCAGGGAACGGAGAGACTCTGGAGTTGGTGCTTCACTCACCAGACCTAACAG GTTACGATGGCCCAGCTTCCAGATATCCAATCGTCTCAGTCACTCAATGGCATCCCTGCAAATTACAAACCAGTCAGCAGGCCAGCTGAGTTTGTTACAGAAGTTTTCTCTCTTGCGTCTTACAGCAATCATGGAAAAATATTCCATGTCTAACAAGCATGGGTGGACTTG GTCTGTACCAAAATTTATGAAGAGAATGAAGGTACCAGACTATAAGGACAAGAATGTGTTCGGAGTGCCACTCATAGTGAATGTGCAGCGCGCCGGTCAGCCCCTGCCGCTTGGCCTCCAGCAGGCTTTGAGATACCTGAGAAGTCAGTGTCTTGACCAG GTGGGTCTGTTTCGAAAGTCTGGGGTGAAGTCCCGAATTCATGCTTTAAGGCAGATGAATGAAAGCTCTCCAGATAATGTGAATTATGAAGATCAGTCCGCCTATGATGTGGCTGACATGGTGAAGCAATTTTTCAGGGATCTACCTGAACCTTTGCTCACCAGCAAGCTAGGGGAGACATTCCTCCACATTTACCAGT ATGTGCCAAAGGATCAAAGGTTACAAGCTGTCCAAGCAGCCATAATGTTGATGCCGGATGAAAACCGAGAGGTGCTGCAGACGCTCCTCTGTTTTCTGAGCGATGTCACTTCTTCCGTGGAGGAAAATCAGATGACACCCATGAACATTGCAGTGTGCCTAGCCCCTTCTCTGTTTCACCTCAATATAATGAGGAAGGACAATCTATCACCAAA GGCCATGCAGAAAAAGTATGCCACAGGCAGGCCGGACCAGAAGGATCTGAATGAAAACTTAGCTGCGACTCAGGGCCTCGCTCATATGATCATGGAGTGCAATCATCTCTTTGAG ATCCCTCATGAGATGGTTACTCAGTCGCGCAATTCTTACGTGGAGGCCGAATTACATGCACCGACAATCGATGAGCTGTGCAgacagctggaggaggaggatggaaCATATCAAACACATTTGGAAGGGAGACTACAAATTTTCCTTAAAGAGGCCAGAGAAAAGTCCAAATATTGGGTGTCATGCAGCAGTCCAGATAACACAGAGCTGTACTACAAAAAG GTGGGGGATGGAAATCCTTTAAGACGTTGGCGAGTATCTGTAGAAGTGGAAGCGCCACCATCTGTTGTGTTAAACCGCGTACTGCGGGAGCGCCACCTGTGGGACATGGACTTGCTTCAGTGGAAAGTGTGTGAGACACTGGATAAACAAACTGAGGTGTTTCAGTATGTCCTCAGCCGCATGCCTCCTCATCCCAGTAGGGACTTTGTAGTTCTCAG GTCTTGGAGGACAGACTTGCCCAAGGGTGCTTGCTCATTGGTTTCTGTATCAATAGAGCATGAGGACTCCTCTGCTACAGAAGGAGTTCGAGCTATGATCCTGGAGTCAACCTACCTACTGGAACCGTGTGGCTCTGGAAAGTCAAGACTAACTCACATCTGCAGAGTTGACTTAAA GGGAAGGACTCCAGATTGGTACAACAAAGCATTTGGTCATCTTTGCGCTGCAGAAGCTGCCCGGATCCGCAACTCCTTTCAGCCGCTGATCACAGATGGACCAGAAACCAAAATCTGA